A stretch of Metabacillus sp. FJAT-52054 DNA encodes these proteins:
- a CDS encoding ATP-grasp domain-containing protein, which produces MLILENSIVSPLLIETALRLEIPIYYSADQREFYLENHSKLLTNSESCLPVLEKYNPKHPHTVSSKLVKNKAKFRELLSSVNENYYFHLVTLKELTDVDVKTIPFPVVIKPNKGYGSIGVYFVKEENDWDTAVNSLYADMLLSKNTYSDTVIDGEEILIEEWIDGEEYAIDCYFDEEGNPIILNILQRIFANEKDTSDRIYFTSANVIQEVKDELSSYLQNLNKHLNLLNYPFHLEVRRSSKGILPIELNPLRFAGAGTTDISTHAFGINGAECYFLNQEPQWNEILRSDDQNIYGFFCAEIPNDISKPLIQTIRHEKLKEEFNEILEYRELHADGDRTFAVIFFKSKSMNELEYLLNLDLSVYIEMKQVEENVI; this is translated from the coding sequence ATGCTCATACTAGAAAATAGTATAGTGTCCCCGCTATTAATCGAAACCGCATTGCGCCTGGAAATTCCAATCTATTACAGTGCCGATCAGCGTGAATTTTATTTGGAAAATCATTCAAAGCTATTAACCAATTCAGAAAGCTGTTTGCCGGTTCTGGAAAAGTACAATCCAAAACATCCCCACACTGTCTCCTCAAAGCTTGTAAAAAATAAAGCGAAATTCAGAGAACTTCTATCTTCAGTAAATGAAAATTATTATTTCCATTTAGTTACATTGAAGGAATTAACAGACGTAGATGTGAAAACCATACCGTTCCCGGTCGTGATTAAGCCTAACAAGGGCTATGGAAGCATAGGGGTTTATTTTGTCAAGGAAGAAAATGATTGGGATACAGCGGTAAACAGCCTTTATGCTGATATGCTGTTATCGAAAAATACATATTCTGATACGGTCATCGATGGAGAAGAAATTCTTATTGAAGAGTGGATTGATGGGGAAGAGTATGCAATCGACTGTTATTTTGATGAGGAAGGAAACCCGATTATCCTTAATATCCTTCAGCGGATTTTTGCTAATGAAAAAGATACATCCGATCGTATTTACTTCACATCAGCAAACGTCATTCAGGAAGTAAAAGATGAACTATCATCATACCTGCAGAATTTAAATAAACATTTGAACCTTTTAAACTATCCTTTTCATCTGGAAGTACGGCGCAGTTCAAAAGGGATCCTGCCCATTGAACTGAATCCTTTGCGGTTTGCAGGTGCGGGAACCACAGATATAAGCACCCACGCGTTTGGAATTAATGGTGCGGAATGCTATTTTCTTAATCAGGAACCTCAATGGAACGAAATTTTAAGAAGCGATGATCAAAACATATATGGATTCTTTTGCGCGGAAATCCCGAATGATATAAGCAAACCACTAATTCAAACCATACGACATGAAAAGCTTAAAGAAGAATTCAATGAAATTTTGGAATACAGAGAACTCCATGCAGACGGAGATCGTACTTTCGCTGTCATCTTCTTTAAATCCAAATCTATGAACGAGCTTGAATACCTGCTGAACCTGGATTTATCTGTATACATCGAAATGAAACAAGTTGAGGAGAACGTCATATGA
- a CDS encoding GNAT family N-acetyltransferase, which yields MIRQLTEKDHEQCYSYVSGKPAENLFIIGDIEAFGYNEPFQKVWGDFNEDGELQGILLKYEANYIPFSHGDFDAGGFAGIMKADPEWGILSGLEEVTVKLEPFLERRAEKRVLYYAKCVKLEETFSHRPGVTVKKAGIEDTERILELHKQIEEFTSAGESVESKRRNMEKGASRTYYVEEEGRMVSAASTAAENSLSAMVVGVCTLNDHKRKGYATQCMLELCGHVLSEGRELCLFYDNPEAGKIYKRIGFKDIGMWTMYECS from the coding sequence ATGATTAGGCAACTAACAGAAAAAGACCATGAACAATGCTATTCCTACGTTTCCGGCAAGCCTGCTGAAAACTTGTTTATAATAGGGGACATCGAAGCATTCGGGTACAATGAGCCTTTTCAGAAGGTTTGGGGCGATTTTAATGAGGATGGCGAGCTTCAGGGGATTCTATTAAAATATGAAGCGAATTATATCCCTTTTTCCCATGGGGATTTTGATGCCGGCGGCTTTGCCGGAATTATGAAGGCGGACCCGGAATGGGGTATTCTTTCAGGTCTTGAGGAGGTAACGGTCAAACTGGAGCCGTTCCTTGAACGGCGCGCTGAGAAACGTGTGCTGTATTATGCAAAATGCGTGAAGCTTGAGGAGACGTTCAGTCATCGTCCTGGAGTAACCGTAAAAAAGGCAGGGATTGAAGATACAGAACGGATTCTGGAGCTGCATAAACAGATTGAAGAATTTACTTCAGCGGGAGAGAGTGTGGAAAGCAAGCGCCGAAACATGGAAAAGGGCGCTTCAAGAACGTATTATGTGGAGGAAGAAGGAAGGATGGTCAGCGCCGCCTCTACTGCAGCTGAAAACAGCCTCTCAGCGATGGTGGTCGGTGTCTGTACGCTCAATGACCATAAGCGGAAAGGCTATGCCACTCAGTGCATGCTTGAGCTATGCGGTCACGTACTGAGTGAGGGACGCGAGCTCTGCTTGTTTTACGATAACCCGGAAGCCGGCAAAATCTATAAACGCATTGGATTTAAGGATATTGGGATGTGGACGATGTATGAATGTTCATAA
- a CDS encoding methyl-accepting chemotaxis protein, protein MKRVNLNPKKSLQVQLFLNFIIPFIIMGVLVFGFVKYLTDYIINEHVLPQFDQILEINGESLAGSINETAVNKAIENPAQNGELVRFLDTFIEGKEGIEYVYVLTKQNNKDYIVGLNGSGDAMVESPFTPSQEEAFTSGKTVLTDIYEDKWGSHKSYFIPLENSNAIIGVDMSTNFIEKLQTAINFFQLIFLAASITLGGILAFFFGRRLIKPIQLLLASMNKISNGDLTESISVKRQDEIGRLAQNFEEMRKSLVTIIRSVKTNSSQINENSLELVQSFDELVDAASQIAAGTGEEAKAAEVQALHIEKISQGISLMSDKIQSVSNETNAIGHFTKHTGEIAEKGSSQIADIAKQINRIQENSDISQERLGLLKEKVYQINQDIKLIKDVADQTNLLSLNASIEAARAGDAGKGFSVVAHEVQKLAGQTEGTVKTIDSILREITDHCIQMVTSNNEDNQEIQKGVQLITVSGELFGQIFEAVNTLTNQVDSMVESVDDITKASTESSQSVHEIAAISEERVATIEEISASSHQQSTTVGQLKEKNRELQEMAHSLSELVEKFTVQ, encoded by the coding sequence ATGAAGCGGGTAAACCTGAATCCTAAAAAATCCTTGCAAGTGCAATTATTTTTAAACTTTATTATTCCGTTTATCATCATGGGAGTGCTTGTGTTCGGATTTGTGAAATATTTAACAGATTATATTATTAATGAACACGTTCTTCCTCAGTTTGACCAAATATTAGAGATCAACGGTGAAAGCCTCGCTGGCTCCATTAATGAGACGGCTGTCAATAAAGCGATTGAAAATCCGGCACAAAACGGGGAATTAGTGAGATTTCTTGACACCTTCATTGAAGGTAAAGAAGGGATCGAATATGTATACGTGCTGACGAAGCAGAATAATAAAGATTACATCGTTGGCTTAAACGGCAGCGGCGACGCAATGGTTGAATCGCCATTTACACCTTCACAAGAAGAAGCATTTACATCAGGAAAAACCGTCCTTACTGATATTTACGAGGATAAATGGGGGAGCCATAAATCATATTTCATTCCTCTTGAAAACTCCAACGCCATTATCGGGGTGGACATGAGTACAAATTTTATTGAAAAACTGCAAACAGCCATCAACTTTTTTCAACTTATCTTCTTAGCTGCATCAATCACTTTAGGGGGAATTTTGGCGTTCTTCTTTGGACGCCGATTGATTAAGCCGATTCAGCTCCTGCTCGCTTCAATGAACAAAATCAGCAACGGAGACCTGACTGAGAGTATATCGGTGAAAAGACAGGATGAGATCGGCAGGCTCGCTCAAAACTTTGAAGAGATGAGAAAAAGCCTGGTAACCATAATCAGGAGTGTAAAGACGAACTCCAGCCAAATTAATGAAAACAGTCTGGAATTGGTTCAGTCTTTTGATGAGCTTGTGGATGCTGCATCTCAAATAGCGGCCGGAACCGGTGAAGAAGCAAAAGCTGCAGAGGTACAGGCGCTGCACATCGAGAAAATATCGCAAGGCATCTCGCTGATGTCAGATAAAATTCAGTCCGTGAGTAACGAAACGAATGCGATTGGCCATTTTACAAAGCATACAGGTGAAATTGCGGAGAAGGGATCTTCACAAATAGCAGATATCGCTAAACAAATAAACCGTATTCAGGAAAATAGCGACATAAGCCAGGAGAGACTTGGGCTATTAAAGGAAAAAGTCTATCAAATCAACCAGGATATTAAATTAATCAAAGATGTCGCAGATCAAACCAATCTCCTTTCGTTGAACGCATCCATTGAAGCGGCGAGGGCAGGGGATGCCGGAAAAGGATTCTCGGTAGTGGCTCACGAAGTTCAAAAGCTTGCAGGACAAACAGAAGGCACGGTTAAAACCATTGATTCAATTCTGAGAGAAATCACAGACCATTGTATTCAAATGGTCACATCCAATAATGAGGACAATCAGGAAATTCAAAAAGGTGTTCAGCTGATCACGGTAAGCGGGGAGCTCTTCGGTCAGATATTCGAAGCTGTAAACACCTTGACGAACCAGGTAGATTCCATGGTAGAGAGTGTGGATGATATCACTAAAGCCTCCACTGAATCATCCCAATCTGTCCATGAAATAGCAGCAATCTCTGAAGAAAGAGTGGCAACGATCGAAGAAATCTCTGCCTCCTCTCACCAACAGAGCACGACAGTCGGTCAGTTAAAAGAGAAAAACCGTGAATTGCAGGAAATGGCCCACTCACTAAGTGAATTAGTGGAAAAGTTTACTGTCCAATAG
- a CDS encoding IucA/IucC family protein: protein MLNYRIDSKAGENPFARETLNYLEQQLPHLKNSYLEQLPSAEEAILHKWMESLLREDILNMRSEAVEWEQKISGQDASGKPSTFLSIQLNDRASLIAACTGRHAFNRIMVSGLFLLKDGLIKIKSCSELLELLKNRHPRFWEFGGSWETYAEELMNGSANLALTYAVFEEMKGKLPRQESFYSYAEKLSKPALFFEQLCIEGHHLHPGTKTKLGMQAKDVFDYSPELGGRVSIRFVLGKKEAFMWKVQSNREPNEFLFSKLPGLEATVEKECRRRGLLLDEWVVIPVHPWQMKHMLPELFGNEMDSGMIQELDLIWEAYPTTSFRTVIPKGSDLFIKLPVHSQMTSTKRSVSAQTACNGPAVSALFDDILNREGQLKDTFIPIPETYGVAFKDENPLKSRNMTAMLRSGLDPFVHGDEIPVVASSYNSPSPFSEKLVLEEIYEEYCRREGLNSKEAFEPFLKTYFSVVLPGTLTLMTRYGIGLEGHMQNSIVSFSGGKPVKYLFRDWGGARIYKERLIKQKLSLELLPGSVTVTESLEEMRSKMHYTVFQSHFGEVIRILASFTGSEEALAWKWLGEEADRTLESIGGMDAAEDRAFLFSPVVKHKALSSMRLFPDHEGYVYVEAPNPLAEACEKK, encoded by the coding sequence GTGCTGAATTACAGAATTGACTCAAAAGCGGGCGAAAATCCATTTGCACGGGAGACGCTGAACTATTTGGAGCAGCAGCTTCCTCATTTAAAGAATTCCTATCTGGAACAGCTGCCAAGTGCAGAGGAAGCAATCTTGCATAAATGGATGGAGTCTCTTTTAAGGGAGGACATCCTGAATATGAGAAGCGAAGCGGTAGAATGGGAACAGAAGATATCTGGCCAGGATGCTTCTGGAAAGCCTTCCACTTTTCTCTCCATCCAGCTGAATGACCGGGCGAGCCTTATTGCAGCATGCACTGGCCGGCATGCCTTTAATCGTATTATGGTTAGCGGCCTTTTTCTTTTAAAGGATGGATTGATTAAGATTAAATCGTGTTCAGAGCTGCTTGAATTGCTCAAAAACAGGCATCCCCGTTTTTGGGAGTTTGGAGGAAGCTGGGAAACCTATGCAGAGGAGCTGATGAATGGAAGTGCGAATCTGGCTTTGACTTATGCTGTATTTGAGGAGATGAAAGGCAAGCTTCCCAGACAGGAAAGCTTCTACAGCTATGCTGAAAAATTATCGAAGCCAGCTTTGTTTTTTGAACAGCTTTGCATAGAGGGCCATCACCTTCATCCAGGAACAAAGACAAAACTGGGCATGCAGGCAAAGGATGTATTTGACTATTCACCCGAGCTGGGAGGAAGGGTTAGCATCCGATTTGTCCTGGGAAAAAAAGAAGCGTTTATGTGGAAGGTGCAATCAAATCGAGAACCGAATGAGTTTTTGTTCTCCAAGCTGCCCGGTTTGGAAGCAACAGTGGAAAAAGAGTGCCGCAGGAGAGGATTGCTGCTCGATGAATGGGTTGTCATTCCGGTCCATCCATGGCAAATGAAACATATGCTGCCTGAATTGTTCGGAAACGAGATGGATTCCGGTATGATTCAGGAGCTTGATCTTATATGGGAGGCTTATCCTACGACCTCTTTTAGAACCGTCATTCCAAAAGGGAGTGATTTGTTTATTAAGCTTCCTGTGCACTCACAGATGACGTCAACAAAGCGCTCTGTTTCAGCTCAAACCGCATGCAACGGTCCTGCAGTCTCTGCGTTATTTGATGACATTTTAAACAGAGAAGGTCAATTGAAGGATACCTTTATCCCCATTCCTGAAACATATGGTGTGGCTTTTAAGGATGAAAATCCATTAAAGAGCCGGAACATGACAGCGATGCTGAGAAGCGGTTTGGATCCATTTGTCCATGGCGATGAAATTCCTGTAGTTGCCTCATCGTATAACAGTCCGTCTCCATTTTCTGAAAAGCTGGTTCTTGAGGAAATCTATGAAGAATACTGCCGCAGGGAAGGGCTGAATTCAAAAGAGGCTTTTGAGCCGTTTTTAAAAACTTACTTCTCTGTTGTACTGCCAGGGACCTTGACACTTATGACGCGATACGGAATCGGGCTGGAAGGGCATATGCAGAATTCAATCGTGTCCTTCAGCGGCGGAAAACCTGTTAAATATCTGTTCAGAGACTGGGGAGGGGCGCGAATATATAAGGAGCGTCTAATCAAGCAGAAGCTCAGCCTGGAGCTGCTTCCGGGCTCTGTGACCGTTACAGAATCATTGGAGGAAATGCGCAGCAAGATGCACTATACGGTGTTTCAAAGCCATTTTGGTGAGGTAATCCGCATATTGGCAAGCTTCACCGGTTCAGAGGAAGCCCTTGCATGGAAATGGCTTGGCGAGGAAGCGGACCGGACCCTTGAATCCATTGGCGGAATGGATGCAGCGGAAGACCGGGCGTTTCTTTTCAGCCCAGTTGTTAAGCACAAGGCGCTTTCTTCCATGAGGCTGTTCCCCGATCATGAAGGGTATGTATATGTGGAAGCGCCGAATCCGCTTGCAGAGGCGTGTGAGAAAAAGTGA
- a CDS encoding IucA/IucC family protein: protein MNHIHNAQKGILDRLMQCLLREKLIPYKEEEGAINIELSKDSSIRIGVKRKFYLNRIEISDVSYILSSGTTRIETPEQLIHLLQLYGLFPESEEAAVFSRELQNSTENYQLSLKEFSKRQKSWLPYMEQYDNPISWIHQLAVENETFSPLAFFEQLAIHGHTLHPCTKTKMGMSLEEAAVYSPECGGMPEIVYAAVHKSRTAASLLKGTEIKTLLFQQNDALEEAFRNELDSQSLDPEEYELLPLHPWQAEHVIPELYYGELQDRLVVLIEGIKEPAFALASLRTLLPAAQGRKNPYHLKTAIRVQATSAVRTVSPASASHGPKFTQLFQELANRPDFPETLILVKEEGGIHFKDQGSSDEREKNLAAMIRENPEVYTDSANGELAIPGVALISDSPFGNGSLLTEAVRLYKNSKDSGSLEVAAEDWIRDYSRLLFQSVLPVMTRYGIALEAHLQNSIPVLKHGAPVKLIVRDYGGIKLYNKRLQKTGLEFVFQMETHVEALNAEALQDTVSHAIIQNHLGELIITLVKELNIKEEKFWEIASEEMDLVWNSLYDDPDAPADRQAMMERELSLKSLVGMRLKHTIDNTYTKVPNPFAAVKEGGSKRAELQN from the coding sequence ATGAACCACATACATAATGCTCAGAAAGGGATTCTCGATCGGTTGATGCAATGTCTGCTTCGGGAAAAGCTTATACCCTATAAAGAAGAAGAGGGTGCTATAAATATTGAACTTTCTAAGGATTCATCTATCCGCATAGGGGTAAAGAGAAAGTTTTATTTAAACAGGATTGAAATTTCCGATGTTTCCTATATTCTGTCCTCGGGAACGACCCGGATTGAAACTCCTGAACAGCTGATTCATCTGCTGCAATTATATGGTCTTTTTCCGGAATCAGAGGAGGCAGCAGTATTTAGCAGGGAACTGCAGAATAGTACAGAAAATTACCAGCTTAGTTTGAAGGAGTTTTCCAAAAGACAGAAAAGCTGGCTTCCGTATATGGAGCAATATGATAACCCAATCAGCTGGATTCATCAGCTTGCCGTTGAAAATGAGACGTTTAGTCCGTTGGCATTTTTTGAACAGCTTGCCATTCATGGTCATACTCTCCACCCCTGTACAAAAACAAAAATGGGGATGAGTTTAGAAGAGGCCGCTGTTTACTCTCCTGAATGCGGCGGTATGCCTGAGATTGTGTACGCAGCGGTTCATAAAAGCAGGACCGCAGCCAGCCTTTTGAAGGGGACTGAGATTAAAACTCTTCTGTTCCAGCAGAATGACGCGCTTGAAGAAGCATTCAGAAACGAACTGGATAGCCAGTCTCTGGATCCTGAAGAATATGAATTGCTTCCGCTTCATCCATGGCAGGCTGAGCATGTTATACCTGAGCTTTATTATGGGGAACTACAAGACCGTCTTGTTGTGCTGATTGAGGGGATAAAGGAGCCGGCATTTGCCCTTGCTTCATTGCGCACCCTTTTACCGGCAGCACAGGGACGCAAGAATCCGTATCACCTGAAAACAGCAATCAGAGTTCAGGCAACAAGTGCCGTTCGAACCGTATCGCCTGCGTCAGCGAGCCATGGACCTAAATTTACACAGCTGTTTCAGGAGTTAGCAAATCGTCCTGATTTTCCTGAAACTCTGATTTTAGTTAAAGAAGAGGGCGGCATTCATTTCAAGGATCAAGGTTCCTCAGATGAACGGGAAAAAAACCTGGCTGCGATGATTAGGGAAAATCCTGAAGTCTATACGGATTCCGCAAATGGAGAGCTAGCCATCCCCGGCGTAGCTTTAATCTCTGATTCACCATTCGGAAATGGATCTCTTCTTACTGAAGCAGTTCGTTTATACAAAAATAGCAAAGATTCAGGGAGTCTTGAGGTAGCCGCAGAGGACTGGATCAGGGATTATTCAAGGCTGCTCTTCCAATCCGTTCTTCCAGTGATGACCCGTTACGGTATCGCTTTGGAAGCACACTTGCAAAACAGCATCCCGGTATTGAAGCATGGGGCGCCGGTCAAATTAATTGTCAGAGACTACGGCGGAATTAAACTTTATAACAAGCGGCTTCAAAAAACAGGACTTGAATTCGTCTTTCAGATGGAAACCCATGTGGAAGCACTAAATGCCGAAGCCCTTCAGGATACCGTTTCACATGCAATCATTCAAAATCACCTTGGCGAGCTGATCATAACACTCGTTAAGGAACTGAATATAAAAGAAGAAAAATTTTGGGAAATTGCCTCTGAAGAGATGGATCTTGTTTGGAATTCACTCTATGATGATCCCGACGCTCCGGCAGACAGGCAGGCGATGATGGAAAGAGAATTGTCTCTTAAAAGCCTTGTGGGAATGAGGCTTAAGCATACGATTGATAATACGTACACGAAGGTGCCCAACCCCTTTGCTGCCGTAAAAGAAGGAGGAAGCAAACGTGCTGAATTACAGAATTGA
- a CDS encoding type III PLP-dependent enzyme, which yields MSSAEQIKTEILKMKSARHPFCAYIYDIKGLEEHALSLAASLPEQVSLYYAMKANPDPVLIHAIQRHVKGFEAASLGELDKLTAFPDHQKVISGPAKTDEFLKAAIARDIRMIHAESLWEVERIHLIAQLLGKKVRIALRINLEAAIGKARLTMAGKPTQFGIDETRLPEIMEMIKQLPFVEITGFHFHSVSNNLDASAHLAFVSQCLMKAKEWEAQYHLDLNYVNFGGGIGIHYEKQDEPFHWAAFSQGIHELMTHAPSNWELVFELGRYLAAPFGYYAAEVMDVKENHGQAYVTVRGGSHHLRLPAAWKMSHPFEVIAVEEWEYPLSRPELREKEVWIAGELCTPNDVLVRGEFCTNIRVGDIVLFHFAGAYAWTISHHDFLSHGKPQMIYI from the coding sequence ATGTCATCTGCTGAACAGATTAAAACGGAAATTTTAAAAATGAAATCAGCGCGGCACCCTTTCTGCGCCTATATATATGATATTAAAGGGCTTGAGGAGCATGCGCTTAGTCTGGCAGCATCCCTCCCTGAGCAGGTCAGCCTTTACTATGCGATGAAGGCAAATCCTGATCCGGTCCTGATTCATGCGATTCAACGCCATGTAAAAGGATTTGAAGCGGCGTCACTTGGGGAGCTGGACAAGCTTACAGCATTTCCAGACCATCAAAAGGTGATAAGCGGACCGGCGAAAACGGATGAATTTCTGAAAGCTGCGATTGCCCGGGATATTCGGATGATTCACGCGGAAAGTCTTTGGGAGGTTGAACGGATTCATCTTATTGCCCAGCTGCTCGGAAAAAAAGTACGCATTGCTCTCAGAATTAATTTGGAGGCTGCAATTGGGAAAGCGCGGCTGACAATGGCTGGCAAGCCCACTCAGTTTGGAATTGACGAAACTAGACTTCCTGAGATCATGGAAATGATAAAACAGCTTCCGTTTGTTGAAATTACCGGCTTTCACTTTCATTCTGTCTCCAACAATCTGGATGCCAGCGCCCATTTGGCTTTTGTCAGCCAATGCTTGATGAAAGCGAAGGAGTGGGAGGCGCAGTATCATTTAGATTTAAACTATGTCAATTTTGGCGGCGGAATCGGGATTCACTATGAAAAACAGGATGAGCCATTCCATTGGGCAGCGTTTTCGCAAGGCATACATGAACTGATGACTCACGCGCCATCCAATTGGGAGCTGGTGTTTGAATTGGGCAGGTACCTGGCAGCACCTTTCGGATATTATGCCGCAGAGGTGATGGATGTTAAGGAAAACCATGGCCAAGCTTATGTAACGGTCAGAGGAGGATCCCACCATCTTCGCCTTCCGGCTGCTTGGAAAATGAGCCATCCTTTTGAAGTGATAGCGGTTGAGGAATGGGAGTATCCGCTCAGCCGTCCTGAACTTCGTGAGAAGGAAGTTTGGATTGCAGGGGAGCTCTGCACACCGAATGATGTTTTAGTAAGGGGCGAATTCTGCACCAATATTCGGGTAGGAGACATCGTTCTTTTCCACTTTGCAGGAGCTTACGCCTGGACGATTTCCCATCACGATTTCTTAAGCCACGGGAAGCCTCAGATGATTTATATTTGA
- a CDS encoding MFS transporter, translating into MKTFPAASAFRSKGYRLFYVSGFASRLWEWADFTVLNWAVLQMTHSPLYLGLVNVCRLIPIFLFSLTGGILADRFPKKRLLLISQLLMFGSTVWLISEWGGPMPLILSIVFIRSAIQSIEAPIRNAYVADLTGKEQLTSAVAHYSSMIHLARLIGPAAAGVLLGSMAPEPLFTLILGLLVISWMVMLFVPPGSAVSVKKDKPKGSSLKDAITYVKKDTCIQGLLLLSVIPMTFGFPYSSMLPIFADSLMNIGPEGFGLLLSLSSFGAIIGTWILTAGWIRSGHWTMIGSSVLFGLFIIGMIMAAESTYLLFAIVFMMGLFGQVYRTLNRISLQHYVPSHYRGKILSIALMDRGFISLGTMMFTLLAEWNVYWSGILMGLSCCALTMIIGVIFSRPLEKMHNEVGGL; encoded by the coding sequence GTGAAAACATTTCCCGCTGCCTCTGCGTTCCGTTCAAAAGGTTACCGGCTTTTTTATGTATCAGGATTTGCAAGCAGATTGTGGGAGTGGGCGGATTTCACCGTTTTAAATTGGGCCGTTTTGCAAATGACACATTCCCCTTTATACTTGGGTCTTGTTAACGTATGCCGGCTTATTCCGATTTTTCTTTTTAGCCTGACCGGGGGCATTCTTGCCGACCGGTTTCCCAAAAAACGGCTGCTGCTCATAAGCCAGCTGCTCATGTTCGGATCCACTGTCTGGCTTATTTCAGAATGGGGAGGGCCAATGCCCCTCATTTTATCCATAGTATTTATCCGTTCAGCCATTCAGTCCATTGAAGCACCGATCCGAAATGCATATGTGGCAGATTTAACTGGAAAAGAACAGCTCACGAGCGCTGTAGCCCATTACAGTTCCATGATTCACTTAGCGAGATTAATCGGGCCGGCCGCTGCCGGTGTTCTGCTTGGATCCATGGCTCCAGAGCCTCTATTTACTCTCATACTTGGGCTGCTTGTCATTTCATGGATGGTCATGCTGTTTGTTCCGCCTGGGAGTGCGGTGTCTGTGAAAAAGGACAAGCCGAAGGGCTCCAGTTTGAAAGATGCCATTACATATGTGAAAAAAGATACATGCATTCAAGGGCTGCTCCTGCTGTCAGTTATCCCGATGACCTTTGGCTTCCCGTATTCCTCTATGCTGCCGATTTTTGCAGACTCTCTGATGAATATTGGGCCCGAAGGATTTGGCCTGCTGCTCTCGCTGTCATCGTTTGGTGCGATTATCGGGACGTGGATTTTAACCGCCGGCTGGATTCGTTCAGGCCACTGGACGATGATTGGGTCTTCGGTTCTGTTCGGATTATTTATCATCGGCATGATTATGGCGGCGGAAAGCACCTATCTGCTATTTGCAATTGTCTTCATGATGGGGCTTTTCGGACAAGTATACCGAACACTGAATCGAATATCCCTGCAGCACTACGTACCATCCCATTATCGCGGGAAAATTTTAAGCATTGCGCTGATGGACAGAGGATTTATTTCGCTTGGTACGATGATGTTTACCCTTCTTGCAGAGTGGAATGTTTATTGGAGTGGCATTCTCATGGGGTTATCATGCTGTGCTCTGACGATGATCATCGGTGTGATTTTCAGCCGACCGCTTGAAAAGATGCATAACGAAGTTGGAGGATTATAA